A genomic window from Oceanobacillus timonensis includes:
- a CDS encoding DUF368 domain-containing protein, with protein MEWRNLYRGLIMGSVEVVPGISGGTIAVLLGIYERLIEAISGFFSKDWQKHLSFLVPLGIGMVTAIFLFARVVDWLFKHFPMQTQFFFLGLVIGVIPYLYQKAEGKTKFQGKQYILLIIGFVIVGGLGILNPNEGQVIQDISTNTYILLFIAGFIGSGVMIVPGISGSMIMMLLGVYPTIMAAISNFQFSVIIVAGAGIALGFITMSKIIAYFLRNYFTSTYAIIIGLVIGAVTIVFPGIPAGIGSIIVCVLLFIGGLIAALALGRLEYK; from the coding sequence ATGGAGTGGAGAAATTTATATCGTGGTTTAATAATGGGGTCAGTGGAAGTTGTCCCCGGTATAAGCGGGGGGACTATTGCTGTCCTGTTAGGTATTTATGAACGTTTGATTGAAGCTATCAGCGGTTTTTTCAGTAAGGATTGGCAGAAGCATCTGAGCTTTCTGGTACCTTTAGGGATTGGAATGGTCACGGCCATTTTCTTATTTGCCAGAGTGGTTGATTGGTTATTTAAGCACTTTCCAATGCAGACACAATTTTTCTTTTTGGGACTGGTCATTGGTGTGATTCCTTACTTATACCAAAAAGCAGAAGGAAAAACAAAATTTCAGGGAAAGCAGTATATACTGCTGATTATCGGGTTCGTTATAGTTGGTGGATTAGGAATTTTAAATCCGAATGAAGGACAGGTTATACAAGATATTAGTACAAATACCTATATCTTATTGTTTATAGCAGGATTTATCGGCAGCGGTGTCATGATTGTTCCGGGGATTAGTGGCTCGATGATCATGATGTTGCTCGGTGTATACCCGACAATAATGGCTGCAATCAGTAATTTTCAGTTTTCTGTTATCATTGTGGCAGGTGCTGGGATTGCACTTGGATTTATTACCATGAGTAAGATAATTGCTTACTTTTTAAGAAATTATTTCACAAGTACCTATGCCATTATTATCGGACTTGTTATCGGTGCCGTTACCATCGTATTTCCAGGTATTCCTGCAGGTATCGGCAGTATCATTGTATGTGTTCTTTTATTTATAGGCGGATTAATTGCAGCATTGGCATTAGGGAGATTAGAATATAAATAA